In one Alphaproteobacteria bacterium SS10 genomic region, the following are encoded:
- a CDS encoding AAA family ATPase, whose amino-acid sequence MRLAPAFDPRTNPNQGGGGVAGCHVIVLGNEKGGSGKSTAAMHVIVGLLRQGYRVGAIDLDARQGTLSRYFERRVARRDATGGDLPCPTHRAVFRSEADTREAMEAEERSALDHTIQALAMDHDVLVIDAPGSDNYLSRHGHSYADTLITPMNDSFIDLDLLATVDPETLAVIRPSVYSELVWETRKRRAMRDRGSIDWIVMRNRLGHIDARNKRDIAQILERLGQRIGFRQAPGFGERVIFRELYLKGLTLLDLIEDGEIALNMSHVAARQEVRSLIDQIRLPPLAEFRPVAN is encoded by the coding sequence ATGCGCTTAGCGCCTGCTTTTGATCCCCGTACCAACCCCAATCAAGGCGGCGGCGGCGTCGCCGGCTGCCATGTCATTGTCCTGGGCAATGAGAAGGGCGGTTCTGGTAAGTCCACGGCGGCCATGCATGTAATCGTTGGCCTACTGCGCCAGGGCTACCGGGTCGGTGCCATCGATCTTGATGCCCGCCAAGGCACGTTGAGCCGATATTTCGAGCGCCGGGTTGCCCGACGTGATGCCACTGGTGGGGATCTGCCGTGCCCAACCCATCGCGCCGTGTTCCGATCTGAGGCTGATACCCGTGAGGCGATGGAAGCCGAGGAGCGTTCCGCCCTTGATCACACCATCCAAGCACTGGCCATGGATCATGATGTGTTGGTCATCGATGCGCCGGGCTCTGACAATTATCTAAGCCGCCACGGCCATTCCTATGCGGATACGCTGATTACCCCGATGAATGACAGCTTCATCGATCTGGATCTGCTGGCGACGGTGGACCCGGAAACCCTCGCCGTGATCCGGCCCTCGGTTTACTCGGAACTGGTCTGGGAGACACGGAAGCGGCGTGCCATGCGGGATCGGGGTTCAATCGATTGGATCGTTATGCGCAATCGCCTGGGCCATATTGATGCTCGCAATAAGCGCGATATTGCGCAGATCCTTGAGCGGCTGGGCCAGCGAATTGGTTTCCGCCAGGCCCCCGGCTTTGGTGAGCGGGTGATCTTCCGGGAACTCTACCTGAAGGGGCTTACCCTCCTCGATTTGATTGAGGATGGTGAGATTGCCCTCAACATGTCCCATGTGGCGGCCCGGCAAGAGGTGCGCAGCCTGATCGACCAAATCCGACTACCGCCGCTTGCGGAGTTCCGACCCGTCGCGAACTAA
- a CDS encoding UDP-glucose/GDP-mannose dehydrogenase family protein: MRIAMIGTGYVGLVSGACFSEFGHETTCVDLDTNKIERLRLGEIPIYEPGLDTLVRGNAAGDRLFFTTDLAEAVSTADAVFIAVGTPSRRGDGHADLTYVYEAAKQIAEAIDGYTVVVTKSTVPVGTSREVARIIRETNPDAEFDVCSNPEFLREGSAINDFMRPDRVVIGTDSEAALDVMRALYRPLYLNETPILQTSLETAELTKYAANAFLATKITFINEMADLCEKVGGNVQDVARGIGLDGRIGRKFLNAGPGYGGSCFPKDTLALVKTAADYESPVRIVESVVRVNDRRKRAMAERVLAALGDKAKGANVAVLGVTFKPNTDDMRDAPSLDIIPALQEAGCKVTAFDPVGMDEAATHFQDVTWAEGAYEALEGADCLVLVTEWNEFRALQLDRLKAAMKTPLVVDLRNIYKPDEMAEAGFHYVSVGRPAVGAPVTEQ, from the coding sequence ATGCGTATCGCGATGATCGGTACTGGCTATGTTGGCCTGGTTTCCGGTGCCTGTTTCTCAGAGTTCGGGCACGAGACCACCTGTGTTGACCTCGACACTAATAAGATCGAACGCCTGCGGTTGGGGGAGATCCCAATCTATGAGCCTGGCCTGGACACCCTGGTGCGCGGTAATGCGGCCGGTGATCGTTTGTTCTTCACCACCGATCTGGCCGAGGCGGTAAGCACGGCGGATGCCGTCTTTATTGCGGTTGGCACACCCAGCCGTCGCGGCGATGGCCATGCTGATCTGACCTATGTGTATGAGGCGGCGAAACAGATCGCCGAGGCGATTGACGGCTATACGGTGGTGGTCACCAAATCGACGGTGCCGGTGGGGACCAGCCGAGAGGTTGCCCGCATCATCCGGGAAACCAACCCGGATGCCGAGTTTGACGTTTGCTCAAACCCTGAGTTTCTGCGTGAGGGTTCAGCGATCAATGACTTCATGCGCCCCGATCGTGTGGTGATTGGCACTGATAGTGAAGCGGCACTGGATGTCATGCGAGCGCTTTACCGTCCGCTTTACCTCAATGAGACGCCGATCCTTCAGACATCACTGGAGACGGCGGAACTGACCAAATACGCCGCCAACGCATTCCTCGCGACCAAGATCACCTTCATTAATGAGATGGCGGACCTTTGCGAGAAGGTAGGCGGTAACGTGCAGGATGTGGCCAGGGGTATCGGCCTTGATGGCAGGATTGGTCGGAAGTTTCTGAATGCCGGTCCTGGCTATGGCGGCTCTTGCTTCCCGAAGGATACGTTGGCGCTGGTTAAGACGGCTGCCGATTACGAAAGCCCGGTGCGCATCGTTGAGTCTGTGGTGCGGGTTAATGATCGCCGCAAGCGCGCGATGGCTGAGCGTGTGCTCGCCGCGCTGGGTGATAAGGCTAAAGGGGCCAATGTCGCGGTGCTCGGCGTTACCTTTAAGCCGAATACCGACGACATGCGGGATGCGCCTAGCCTTGATATTATTCCAGCCCTGCAAGAGGCGGGCTGCAAGGTCACCGCGTTCGACCCTGTTGGGATGGATGAGGCGGCAACCCATTTCCAGGATGTCACCTGGGCCGAAGGCGCCTACGAAGCGCTTGAGGGGGCCGATTGCCTGGTGCTGGTGACTGAGTGGAATGAATTCCGCGCGCTGCAGCTTGATCGCCTTAAGGCCGCCATGAAGACACCGCTCGTCGTCGATCTACGCAACATTTATAAGCCGGATGAGATGGCCGAGGCCGGTTTCCATTATGTCTCCGTTGGGCGCCCAGCCGTTGGTGCGCCAGTCACAGAACAATAA
- the galU gene encoding UTP--glucose-1-phosphate uridylyltransferase GalU, whose product MTRPVRKAVFPVAGLGTRFLPATKVMPKEMLALVDKPLIQYAVEEARAAGVTSFAFVTSQGKTLIEDHFDTHAELYETLERREKAAELEAAKATEITAGDLAIFRQHVPLGLGHAVWCARHFVGDEPFAVILPDDVILGDQPALKQMVEAYADTGGNMVAVEEVPRDQVNRYGILDVDQDDGRLASATGLVEKPDPADAPSNLSIIGRYILQPEIFKMLESHETGAGGEIQLTDAMAKLIGPMPFHGFRFTGTRYDCGTKAGFVAANLAFALAREDLAEDVRRMTSDLLMAEG is encoded by the coding sequence ATGACACGACCGGTGCGTAAGGCGGTTTTCCCGGTAGCAGGCCTGGGAACCCGGTTTCTGCCAGCAACCAAGGTAATGCCCAAGGAGATGCTGGCCCTGGTTGATAAGCCACTGATCCAATATGCGGTTGAGGAGGCGAGGGCCGCTGGCGTCACCAGCTTTGCCTTCGTGACGAGCCAGGGCAAAACCCTGATCGAAGATCATTTCGATACCCATGCGGAGCTCTATGAAACTCTCGAGCGGCGCGAAAAGGCGGCCGAGCTTGAGGCCGCAAAGGCAACAGAGATTACCGCCGGTGACCTCGCAATCTTCCGCCAACATGTACCGCTTGGCCTGGGGCATGCGGTTTGGTGCGCACGCCACTTCGTTGGTGATGAGCCCTTCGCGGTTATCCTGCCCGATGACGTCATCCTCGGTGATCAGCCTGCACTGAAGCAGATGGTTGAGGCTTATGCCGATACCGGTGGCAACATGGTGGCCGTAGAGGAAGTGCCGCGCGACCAGGTCAATCGCTACGGCATTCTAGATGTTGATCAGGATGATGGCCGCCTGGCCAGCGCGACCGGCTTGGTTGAGAAGCCAGACCCCGCCGATGCGCCATCCAATCTCTCAATCATTGGTCGCTATATTCTGCAGCCAGAAATTTTCAAGATGCTGGAGAGCCATGAGACCGGTGCAGGCGGTGAAATCCAGCTTACCGATGCCATGGCAAAGCTGATCGGCCCGATGCCATTCCACGGCTTCCGCTTTACCGGCACCCGCTATGATTGCGGAACCAAGGCTGGTTTCGTTGCGGCCAATTTGGCGTTTGCCCTGGCGAGGGAAGACTTGGCCGAGGATGTGCGCCGCATGACATCTGATCTGCTTATGGCGGAGGGGTAG